From the genome of Lampris incognitus isolate fLamInc1 chromosome 17, fLamInc1.hap2, whole genome shotgun sequence:
TGTCGTGTGTAGGCTCGCCAGCCAGTGTGCAGGGATTGGACAAAGTTCCCGCTCCACAGTCACAGAAAAACCTGGAGAGCATAGGGACCAGATGTTAAATCAGGATTTAACAGAATAATAGTTCTAGTGGGGTGGCTGTATAACGAGAGGGTGCCAGGCTCACAGAGGCAAATGTTTACTGTGGGTGCTGGAGGGAACTCACCTATCGTGCCGTATAAACTCTACATCATGCCCCTGGTGGCATTTCTTAATGCAGTTAACACAGATGGCATTCCGGTCTGTTGTATTACAAGTGTGACACCTAAAGACAGGAGACAAAATTGGATGGCACCAAATTGTAGTCATGAGTTTGCATCTATTCACAGTGACTGATGCAAATATACTGGGGGAATAACTTGATTTGCAAAAGGTCTTCTGGATGTCCTTTTATTATGGTGAGCTTGAAATGAATTTTGCGTACCTGTAGAAGTCGTGCATTGGGTAACTGGTGTAGCTGGAGATCTTGTAGAGACACTGACCTCTGCTCACGGCCTTCTCTATGGCATCTTGGTTGTTCAGAATCTTATTGTCTGACAGAAGGAAAAGAAAGAAGTGAGGACGGAGAGCAAATGTCAGTTCTGTGCCATTCGAGAATGGTTTATGAACGAACTACTGTAAATCAAAATTCAATCCTTGCTAAGAAGCCAGCTACCTTTCATAGTAACGTTAACTCCTGAGGCCAGGAACAAGCCTCCGAAGCGGTTGTTAAAGATCTGGTTCCCCTCCAGAGTGGCTGTTGCATGGTTAGTAATTTCAATACCTGGAAAAGACAATAGGATAGAtaagtaaataaatgaataataaacaAACTGACCACCATTGTTTGATATAGGGTGGATAAGATTTCACTTTCATTATGATGTCTAGCAACAGTTTAATTTCATGGATTTGATACTGATATGCAGTAAAGCTCACCAGCAGCGAAGCCATCAAAAATGCGGTTCTTGCGGAGGATGGGATGGCTGTTGGTGCTTATCAGCACACCAGCCTGGGCGTTCCTAAAGATGTCATTCTCCTCTAGCAGACCTAGACACAACATGCAAAATCTTTCATATCATCATTTCCTATCATACCAGTAGACAGAACAGGGAGAAGCTACAGGAAAGAAGAACAAATATAAACCTGTAACTGAAAAAGATTTGGCGATATTTTGGTGATTTGAGGTGGGTTtgcaaaatgataataataaaaaaaaaaagttaacttgTGAATATCTAACCCCCCCCACCACTAGCAGTTTCATTACCATTTATTAAGTTGTTAGAAAAGATACACAAgactcttggggggggggtgttatgtgggAACCCCCCCGAGTCAAAATTGTGTGCAAACTTTCTAGGCTAACAATAAATTTGACCGTATTCCGagcagggctgtgcgatatgacgatatacagccatcctttcatattatGCTCTATTGTTTATTTCGTTGTGTTGCAAATCACACTATTTACGGCAATATTTTGGAGTCTGTCCATCTTTTGCACGGATTACATTAATAAATTACTCTTATTGGTGCAAATTACATTAATTTCTCTTATTGGCTTTTTACTTGTGAATCTTTTATTACACTTATAACGTAACTACTGTAGTTGTCGTCAACTCTccaccactgtctgtctctcctccgctTTGCtgagctgtgtgtggcggagccgAGTTCTACCCGCAGTGAAACAGAGCACAGGAGAGGAGACGAGAAACTAACGCAACAATAAATGACAGCAAAACACGGTAGAGACTATGTTTATTTATGTTGTTTACTTAATTTATGTACCCTTGTTTCATTTCAGCTCAGTGTGAGAGTTTCTCTGCGTTAGGTGTCATTTGTGGTCGTGCTACTCTCCTCTGCTTTCTGTGGTtcagcgaggggggggggtgcccctCCACACAAACACTCAGTTTGTGCACATGCTGGGGAGGCACAGACCAGAATCTATTTAttaattgaatttacagaaaatgtgctatagcTATCATTTTTGGGATATGAAATGACCTATACTGGGACATGAGactggtcatatcgcacagccctagttCCAAGGATGCGTGTACCTCTGCCTCCGTTAAAAATGCAGATGCCTCCGTCTCTGCCATCATGTATCTTGTTCCGTCGCAGCGTGGGGTTACTATCGGTCTTGATCCACACCCCGGCCATTGCGTTGTCAAAAATCTCATTGTCCTCTATGAAGCCTAGACCTGAGAGGTGCACATGTACACTGGATTCAATATAAAATGTAGGATGTATAGAGCGATCCGCATGACAAAGACAATAATATGGGACAGCTGCCAAGTGGCAGAGGTAAGAGCAGACCTGAGTTGTAGACTAAAATTCCTCCATTCTGTCCTCCCCATATCTTGTTGCGCCTAATCTTTGGGTTGCTTCCCGTTCTGTAGAGGATGGACAGcagtcaaatttttttttttttttaaatcagcatCAAGGGGAATTTCCACACTGTATTTATTATTAAGACTACTTCTATAAAATAAATTTCTACATCATAGATTTAGGTGAAGCAGAATGCAGCTGAAATAAAGTACATGAATGCTTAAGTTAAATAGTTCCTTTAAATTAAGGAGCGAGACAAACATACAGATGAACAGAGAGATGCACAAATGTAGACAAACAGATGGATAGGCCAGAGATGGATGGGGTCAGCAAATAAAACAGGTGAAGTAAGGGCTTAAAGATTTTCCCATATTCACTCGGTCAGTTTATTTCACAAAATTAGCATATCCCATTTTTTGGCCACAGAAACTAAATATGCCTGGGTGCTGGAGGGGGACAGCTTACCTTATCTGTACACCAGAGTACATATGATTGTAGATGTCATTGTCTTCCAAGACCCCATGACCGTTATCATAGAAATACACCCCGACCTGAGAGACCGAGAAAGATGGATGGAAAGCAGAGATTACAATGAATACATAAATACAATCAAAGAGATTTAAACGTGTCTCCCTTTAACAGTTATAATTTTGAAAATGTtcagtttgtatgttttgttatgccttaatttgtgatattgggctatacaaataaaattgacttgacaccaTAAAAAGAGGCTGAGAGGGATAAAACTTGGGGCACACATGGTTAAGTTCTGGTGGGGACAAATCCAAGACCCACTGGTTATAAACAGGATTCTTAAACTGTATCTTGAGAAACCTTGTAACTGAGAAAAAGCATTTAAAAAGATTCAGCATCAAGTATTGTCACAAATTAGGCAAATGTGTTTGTGGGATTTATCTGAAGAGGGCTGTGGCAGACTCCTTCCTGTTCTTGTTGCCGACTACAATCAAATTTAAAATGTCATAAAGCCTGTCTAAACACTAAAAAAAGTGGTTGGTTTCAAATCAATATTTTCAATCACAACAACAATAGTCTTTTATTAGTTCTTGGCATACAGACACAACATGCTGCTGTGTCTGAATGGTAAAAGGTTTCTCACAAATGTACACCATTTAAGACGATGAAACAAATCCTCAGCTTTTGCCAAATACTGTATTCTGATTGTAGTAACAATAAACAGATCCATTAACTAGATAACACAGTTAACTAGTGCTTTACAAACAGGCATAAACAGGGGGAGTAGTGCAATATGGAGAGGAGATTAAAATTAAAAGATGGTGAAGTGAAGTTATAGGCGTAAGAGCCAAAAGATGACTCTTGACAAAATGAGGCAGCCAGACTAAGGTTTTTAATGGGACAATTCCCAGATGTGAGCAATGGCTTCACTGGACTGAGCCTGAGTTCATATCAAGCATGTGAATGGAGTCTGACTGTGAAAGCAGGTTAAAGTACGTGTGCGGTTTTTACCTGCTTGCCGCTGTGAATGCGGTTCCTGCGAAGGACAGGGGTGCTGCCAGTGGTCACCCAGACTCCGGCCAATGTATTGCTGTACACCTCATTCTCTTCGATAACACCCTGGCCCTTCTCATGCTAAAGCGCAAAGCAGAGACTGCTGTTAGACATTCCATGCACTACATACCAGCTACTGGGATCATATGTAAACACGAGACCTTTAACAGTCGTTTGAAATGAATAATGTGTGCATCACTTGTATCAGTATCAGTTTAAACATGTGGACATTTCATATCTGCCAGTGTAGAGATGTGCATGTACTTACCACGTAGATACCACCATGCTGTCCGTCGTGGATCTTGTTGTGCCGTACTATGGGGCAGCTGTTGGTTCGAATCTGGATTCCAGCCAGAGCGTTCCCGTAGATATCGTTACCTTCTATCAATCCCCGACCATCTCCGAATATGTACACCCCTCCTTGGTTGCCATTGAATATGGCATTTCCCCTAAATATAGTGAATTATCAACATCACCAGACTGCCAGAATATCAACAATCAATAGTTCTGGATCAGATACGCACAGAGTGGCCAGCTATGTGGACAGAGGTAATTCAATGAGATATACAGGTTTTgccagcatgttttttttttttttttaccccgatGGACAAAAAACAAGACAACTTTTTCTTGGCTCACATTAGCCATGTTAACCTTAGATGCCTCTGTTTTCACACTCTTAAAAGGTGCTATATGTAATATgactgtgtgtgctggtgtgttagcAACCTggaggcaggtgtttgagatAATTAGTAAGAGGAACCTTAACTGATATGTGTCCTCACCGTATCGTGGGATCGCTGTTGGACGTGATCCAGACCCCAGCAAAGTTGTTTGCGTAGATCTTGTTTTCAATGAACTGACCCCGGCCCTTCTCATGGACATAGATGCCTCCTGTCTGGCCGTGGTGGATCTCACAACGCACCACCGTGGGATTGGCATAAGCCTTCACCTCGAAGCCTGCTATGCGGTTCCTGTGGATGTTACAGCTCTCAAAATAACCctaaaacagagagacagacagaaacagaaagagtACTATTAAATCAATGGaggggttggataatggataaaaGGGAACAAAAAAATCTTCTGATTTgagtgaactttttttttttgttttttgaaaaggTTGGTATATAACATATCAAATGAGACATTTCACTGGtgatggcagtgttgtagtacttgagtccaggacttggactcgagtccgactcgagttctgattttcaggactcgtgactcgacttggacttgagcactgatgactcggacactggggactcgagacttgacCTCGAGGTTTAGggacttgactacaacactggtgtgcacatgcttgcgagtgcatttgtttggctattgtgtcacaaagttaagaaactccctttgaaatggtgacagccgTATCCTTTTTGttaaatgtagaccttttttatttgtatgtcagcttttttacggtgccagagtggagcaccggAGCccgtcttggaactcgactcagactcaaccttgatgattCGGACACAGCTaacggggacttgactcggactcttctttggggactcggactcgaacacttgGGACTCCAGACTCGACCTCAAGgcttagtgactcgactacaacattGGGTGATGCCACTAATAGAAACAAAATGACCATAAAATGAGAGATCCGTACGAGAGAAGATGCAGCACTAGTCATAATCCAAAGAAAAGGAAGCTACCCAGGCAAACAAAGACAGGAATCATATTTCAGGATCGTCAAACAATGTAATATAATTCCAAAAATGATTCTATCAGTCATCCTGGTCAACACAGATTAAGGCCAAGGCATTTTCATATTCAGTGCATACGATTTAAATTTATCTTACAcccaacaaaacttttttttaagtGAACTACTTATCACTtaacagaaagaagaaaaaaaaagactaaccGCACCAGCTTCTGGAAGGCTTAGACAGTGTGGTGGCTTGGGGGAGGGGTGTTGGTCAGGGCATTTAGACATAgtgaaaatatgcattttcacATCATTTTGGACTATTATCATTAAAATATctataaaaacacaacacaagttGTAGTTTTTCATAGTACACTCAGACATTAGCAAGAAGTGAAAGTGAAACAAATGTGCTCACTGACTCAGTAGGCACTATGTCCAGAAGTAATCCTCCACGTTTTTGTGAGTGATCGCACTTTGCGCCATACAGAATAACACTGGTAAAACAGGACTTATAGTGAATGGATGTGAACTGCAATTTTCTCATCCTCCCACAGCCATTTGACAATGTAACGTTTGGCTGCTTACCAAAGTTTCTCTTCAGTTGGACATCTGTAGACAGCTCACTTTCCCAGTAGCCACTAGTCAGCTGACAAGGGTTACTTTAACGAGTCGATTCCTCTCTCACCCTTATTCCTCTCGCATATTTATTTTCTACGACAGTTAAACATTTTCAGACTATCTTTTCGAGCTCATCATCTGTGACAGACGTAATTCTTGGCTGTTTGAAAGATTTTCTCCCTGGTTCATTTCTGCAGTAAAGATGTCAAGAGATGCTAAAAACTTTTTTTCACTCGTAACAAATTTATTTCCTCTGTGGCAGCAAAACATGTTACAGCAGCCTTCAGAAACTCCTACAGGTTAAACTGGACTAATTAAACACTTTCAGTGCTGACTGACTCAAAGACTCACTATAAATGGACAAAAACACTCACTAACCTAGCAACATTAAGACTACAAACAACCTATAATACAACACTCTAAAATACTGTAGTTACTCGGGTACTCTCTCCGTTCAAAAATAATATCTGTTGCAATGACTGAACAAGTAATTATCTAGTCCTAAAATATAAGAGAACCCCCACTTTTTTAAAACCTAAGTTTCATAAAAAACATTGTATTAGCGCCAATATGGTATCCTTTAGTAGAGAATTCagcatagtgttttccattcattTGGTTTAGGCACTGCACAAAAAATGCTTAGGCGCAGGAGTTATACTGCAAGAAAAACCCTGCACTGATCTCGTACATGGCCTCTCTGGAATCCAACTGACGGAAACCCGTCGTAGCGATGGAGAACTTTAATCCTTGATAAAAAGAACTAATCATTTGTATAGATTTTTCAAAATGTATGTTAGACATAGAAGGAAAACAAAGTGCGTTGTTACCATGCCGTGATCAAAAGTGAACACTCCCACGTCTCGGCCATGGTGGATGTGGTTGCGTCTGATGATGGGATTGCCGTGGTTCTTTACCCAAATCCCTGCAAGTGCATTGTTGCTGATCTCGTTGTCTTCATATATGCCCTGTGACACAGAATGAGTGCAGTCAGATTAATTGGCTAGGCTTAACATTTTTGTGGTGTCCAGCAATAATGTGCATGATCCCGTGGTCAACTGCATGTACAAATTTAATAAATGATTTAAAGCGATTTTACCTGTGCGTGGTCTGTAATGTACAGTCCTACATTCTCACAGTCACTGATATTGCAGTGTTTGATGGTTGGACATGCCCCTTGGCCACTGACGCACACTGCCGAGCCCACTGGAGGTGGTGATGATGGTAAGAGATGTCAAATGAGGTAGGTGCACATTATCCATTTTGAAATTCAATCTTTTAATAATCTATTATGCCATGGTCATCAAGATACTAAC
Proteins encoded in this window:
- the fbxo11b gene encoding F-box only protein 11 isoform X2; this encodes MNSVRATNRRPRRVSRPRPAQPERNNGDRDEEAPAAAAAEMAVEESGPGAQNSPYQLRRKSVPPKRTAAASATASTCPSKGPMEGASTSSTEAFGHRAKRARVSGKSHDLPAPAEQYLQQKLPDEVVLKIFSYLLEQDLCQAACVCKRFSQLANDPILWKRLYMEVFEYTRPMMHPEPGRFYQVSPEEHEHPNPWKESFQQLYKGAHVKPGFAEHFYSNPGRYKGRENMLYYDTIEDALGGVQEAHFDGLIFVHSGIYTDEWIYIESPITMIGAAPGKVADKVVIENTRDSTFVFMEGSEDAYVGYMTIRFNPDDKSAQHHNAHHCLEITVNCSPNIDHCIIRSTCTVGSAVCVSGQGACPTIKHCNISDCENVGLYITDHAQGIYEDNEISNNALAGIWVKNHGNPIIRRNHIHHGRDVGVFTFDHGMGYFESCNIHRNRIAGFEVKAYANPTVVRCEIHHGQTGGIYVHEKGRGQFIENKIYANNFAGVWITSNSDPTIRGNAIFNGNQGGVYIFGDGRGLIEGNDIYGNALAGIQIRTNSCPIVRHNKIHDGQHGGIYVHEKGQGVIEENEVYSNTLAGVWVTTGSTPVLRRNRIHSGKQVGVYFYDNGHGVLEDNDIYNHMYSGVQIRTGSNPKIRRNKIWGGQNGGILVYNSGLGFIEDNEIFDNAMAGVWIKTDSNPTLRRNKIHDGRDGGICIFNGGRGLLEENDIFRNAQAGVLISTNSHPILRKNRIFDGFAAGIEITNHATATLEGNQIFNNRFGGLFLASGVNVTMKDNKILNNQDAIEKAVSRGQCLYKISSYTSYPMHDFYRCHTCNTTDRNAICVNCIKKCHQGHDVEFIRHDRFFCDCGAGTLSNPCTLAGEPTHDTDTLYDSAPPIESNTLQHN
- the fbxo11b gene encoding F-box only protein 11 isoform X1, encoding MNSVRATNRRPRRVSRPRPAQPERNNGDRDEEAPAAAAAEMAVEESGPGAQNSPYQLRRKSVPPKRTAAASATASTCPSKGPMEGASTSSTEAFGHRAKRARVSGKSHDLPAAPAEQYLQQKLPDEVVLKIFSYLLEQDLCQAACVCKRFSQLANDPILWKRLYMEVFEYTRPMMHPEPGRFYQVSPEEHEHPNPWKESFQQLYKGAHVKPGFAEHFYSNPGRYKGRENMLYYDTIEDALGGVQEAHFDGLIFVHSGIYTDEWIYIESPITMIGAAPGKVADKVVIENTRDSTFVFMEGSEDAYVGYMTIRFNPDDKSAQHHNAHHCLEITVNCSPNIDHCIIRSTCTVGSAVCVSGQGACPTIKHCNISDCENVGLYITDHAQGIYEDNEISNNALAGIWVKNHGNPIIRRNHIHHGRDVGVFTFDHGMGYFESCNIHRNRIAGFEVKAYANPTVVRCEIHHGQTGGIYVHEKGRGQFIENKIYANNFAGVWITSNSDPTIRGNAIFNGNQGGVYIFGDGRGLIEGNDIYGNALAGIQIRTNSCPIVRHNKIHDGQHGGIYVHEKGQGVIEENEVYSNTLAGVWVTTGSTPVLRRNRIHSGKQVGVYFYDNGHGVLEDNDIYNHMYSGVQIRTGSNPKIRRNKIWGGQNGGILVYNSGLGFIEDNEIFDNAMAGVWIKTDSNPTLRRNKIHDGRDGGICIFNGGRGLLEENDIFRNAQAGVLISTNSHPILRKNRIFDGFAAGIEITNHATATLEGNQIFNNRFGGLFLASGVNVTMKDNKILNNQDAIEKAVSRGQCLYKISSYTSYPMHDFYRCHTCNTTDRNAICVNCIKKCHQGHDVEFIRHDRFFCDCGAGTLSNPCTLAGEPTHDTDTLYDSAPPIESNTLQHN